From the genome of Actinomycetota bacterium:
CTGCCCTTCGGTGAGCGTGCGGTATCCGTCACCGGTGATGGCCGAGAAATGAACGAAGACGTCGTCCCCGTCGGGGCGTGCGATGAACCCGTACCCCTTCTCGTTGCTGAACCACTTCACGGTCCCCTGCGTGGCCAAGCTGTACCTCCTTGCACCTCCGGCGCGCACGCATGCGCCAGCCATCTGCCGTTCCCCGGCGGGGAAGCGCGCGGAGCGTAGCATCGGCCCCCGACGCGTTTCA
Proteins encoded in this window:
- a CDS encoding cold shock domain-containing protein codes for the protein MATQGTVKWFSNEKGYGFIARPDGDDVFVHFSAITGDGYRTLTEGQTVEFDIVEGPKGKQAANVRPVA